A portion of the Granulosicoccus antarcticus IMCC3135 genome contains these proteins:
- a CDS encoding SURF1 family protein: MRLGSRQFSPRLWAVLLYLGMVTCMLWLGFWQLDRAALKVSLQQAADESSKAQASVFSQVEDPVAASQFYQRVLLQGRYDGERQFLWDNRIYQGQAGFEVIVPFQLEDGRWLLVNRGWIAPGPSRSELPEVSLSNSASELSVTIEGFLSSPSKGFASGEAVPGQGSWPRLLQYFDYDAISRALDAPVIATVVQAQILSTDGLDVRVPTPRPEWLIANWQPAASGPAKHYSYAFQWFAMAIALTILFIFVNTRKIPAVDPEKSEHP, translated from the coding sequence ATGCGTTTGGGTAGTCGGCAGTTTTCACCGCGCCTATGGGCCGTGTTGCTGTACCTGGGCATGGTCACCTGCATGCTGTGGCTGGGCTTCTGGCAATTGGATAGAGCCGCACTCAAAGTGTCTCTACAGCAGGCTGCTGATGAATCCAGCAAGGCGCAGGCATCAGTCTTCTCACAGGTTGAAGATCCTGTAGCAGCTTCGCAGTTTTATCAGCGTGTACTATTACAGGGCCGATATGACGGCGAAAGACAATTCCTGTGGGACAATAGAATCTACCAGGGACAAGCGGGCTTTGAAGTGATCGTGCCCTTCCAGCTTGAAGATGGCCGATGGTTGTTGGTCAATCGAGGCTGGATAGCTCCTGGTCCATCGCGTTCAGAGTTGCCAGAGGTCTCTTTATCAAATTCTGCCTCTGAGCTGAGTGTCACTATCGAAGGGTTTCTTTCCAGCCCCTCTAAAGGCTTTGCCAGTGGTGAGGCCGTCCCTGGGCAAGGAAGCTGGCCGAGGTTGTTGCAATATTTTGATTACGATGCTATTTCCAGAGCGTTGGATGCTCCGGTTATCGCTACAGTGGTACAGGCCCAGATATTGTCGACAGACGGTCTGGATGTCAGAGTGCCAACACCGCGACCAGAATGGCTCATTGCCAATTGGCAACCGGCGGCATCCGGCCCGGCAAAGCACTATAGTTACGCGTTTCAATGGTTTGCGATGGCAATCGCGCTGACCATTTTATTCATCTTCGTTAATACCCGCAAAATTCCGGCAGTTGATCCGGAAAAGAGTGAACACCCATGA
- the cyoE gene encoding heme o synthase: MWTHAVAHWRDYLEITKPKVVLLLVFTALVGMALAVPTWLPLQETVFGLLGIGLASSSAAAINHVIDQRTDAIMKRTENRPLPQGALNTRQCLTFALLLCGIAMAMLVLLVNTLTAVLTFCSLIGYAIVYTVYLKRATPQNIVIGGAAGAMPPVLGWAAVTGEVNAYALLLFLIVFIWTPPHFWALAIHRRDDYAKVDIPMLPVTHGIPFTRIQIFLYTILLVIITIFPYLVRMSGPLYLAGALILGAMFLYHAWKLFDDTATKQPMRTFVFSINYLMWLFGIMLVDHYVPQVLRLFN, encoded by the coding sequence ATGTGGACTCATGCCGTTGCGCATTGGCGTGACTATCTCGAAATCACCAAGCCCAAGGTCGTTCTACTGCTGGTATTTACCGCGCTGGTAGGTATGGCGCTGGCCGTTCCTACCTGGTTGCCATTGCAGGAAACTGTCTTCGGTCTATTGGGTATCGGTCTGGCTTCATCGTCAGCCGCTGCCATCAATCATGTTATCGATCAGCGTACCGATGCCATCATGAAGCGCACCGAGAACCGGCCGTTGCCTCAAGGTGCATTAAATACACGTCAGTGCCTGACATTTGCACTGCTACTGTGTGGTATCGCCATGGCGATGCTCGTACTGTTGGTGAACACCTTGACGGCTGTACTGACGTTTTGCTCGCTGATTGGCTATGCCATTGTGTATACGGTCTATCTCAAGAGAGCAACACCTCAGAATATCGTCATCGGTGGCGCGGCTGGTGCCATGCCCCCGGTACTGGGATGGGCGGCGGTCACGGGCGAAGTCAATGCCTACGCGCTGCTGCTGTTCCTGATTGTATTCATCTGGACGCCACCGCATTTCTGGGCATTGGCTATTCATCGCCGGGATGATTACGCCAAGGTGGATATTCCGATGTTACCGGTGACGCATGGCATTCCGTTCACGCGGATACAGATCTTTCTGTACACCATCCTGCTGGTCATCATCACCATCTTCCCTTATCTGGTCAGAATGAGTGGCCCCTTGTACCTGGCTGGTGCACTGATACTGGGTGCGATGTTTCTGTACCACGCTTGGAAGCTCTTTGACGACACGGCTACGAAGCAGCCCATGCGAACCTTTGTATTTTCCATCAACTATCTGATGTGGCTGTTTGGCATCATGCTGGTGGATCATTATGTACCGCAAGTCCTCAGGCTTTTCAACTGA
- the rpoH gene encoding RNA polymerase sigma factor RpoH — protein sequence MSNALTAEKNTMPIPVITDDLNSYLAKIANIDLLTVEEEQILARRLRNDEDLDAARQLVMSQLRFVVHIARTYKGYGLPMADLVQEGNIGLMKAVKRFDPDVGVRLISFAVHWIRAEIHEYVIRNWRIVKVATTKSQRKLFFKLRSAKKQLNWFSQEEVEAVAADLGVDAKVVVEMESRMHGHDSAFDAPPGASEDRVSLSPSESLFQDQDDPSMILEREDGRSNSHDGLAAGFEILDDRSRTILQRRWLEDEKSTLHELADEYGVSAERIRQIEKAAMKKIKSHLMAA from the coding sequence ATGAGTAACGCCCTGACTGCTGAAAAAAACACCATGCCGATTCCGGTCATCACTGATGATCTGAATAGCTATCTGGCCAAGATTGCCAATATCGATCTTCTGACCGTTGAAGAGGAGCAGATTCTTGCTCGTCGTCTGCGCAACGACGAGGATTTGGATGCTGCCCGACAGCTAGTCATGTCCCAACTACGGTTTGTGGTGCATATTGCACGAACCTACAAGGGCTATGGCCTGCCGATGGCTGACCTGGTTCAGGAAGGTAATATAGGTCTCATGAAAGCGGTCAAGCGATTTGACCCCGATGTCGGTGTGCGCCTGATTTCTTTTGCTGTTCACTGGATTCGTGCTGAAATTCATGAATACGTGATCCGTAACTGGCGCATCGTCAAGGTTGCGACTACCAAGTCACAGCGCAAACTGTTCTTCAAGCTGCGAAGCGCCAAGAAGCAGCTCAACTGGTTCAGCCAGGAAGAAGTCGAAGCTGTTGCGGCTGACCTGGGTGTTGATGCCAAGGTTGTTGTTGAAATGGAATCGCGAATGCACGGGCATGACAGTGCTTTCGATGCGCCTCCTGGCGCCAGCGAAGACCGTGTCAGCCTGTCTCCATCGGAATCTCTGTTTCAGGACCAGGATGATCCATCCATGATTCTGGAACGCGAAGACGGTCGAAGCAATTCGCATGACGGTCTGGCCGCTGGTTTTGAAATTCTGGACGATCGTAGCCGTACCATCCTTCAACGTCGTTGGTTGGAAGATGAGAAATCAACGCTGCACGAGCTGGCTGATGAATACGGCGTATCTGCCGAGCGTATCCGCCAGATCGAGAAAGCGGCCATGAAGAAGATCAAGTCCCACCTGATGGCGGCCTGA
- a CDS encoding cytochrome c oxidase assembly protein produces MSQSQAAGDKSHAKVAGKMVLLAAGMFGFGYLMVPLYDIICDVTGLNGKTGRVSASAVVDAPAVNDREIIVEFTASVNQSGAWIFRPDMKTMMVKPGTLYHASYYAENLASSPVVAQATPSVTPFTAAKYFNKTECFCFTRQAFEAGGSMHMPLTFIIDPDIPTNIDRVTLSYTFFRSPDQS; encoded by the coding sequence ATGAGTCAGTCTCAGGCCGCAGGCGATAAATCGCATGCCAAAGTAGCCGGCAAGATGGTATTGCTGGCTGCAGGGATGTTCGGTTTCGGTTATTTGATGGTGCCGTTGTACGACATCATCTGTGATGTGACAGGCCTTAACGGCAAGACGGGCAGGGTGAGTGCCAGTGCCGTTGTAGACGCTCCGGCAGTCAACGATCGGGAGATCATTGTCGAATTCACGGCTAGCGTCAATCAGAGTGGTGCCTGGATTTTTCGTCCTGACATGAAAACCATGATGGTCAAGCCGGGCACTCTGTATCACGCTAGTTACTACGCTGAGAATCTGGCGAGTAGCCCAGTCGTCGCGCAGGCGACTCCCAGTGTGACGCCTTTTACTGCTGCAAAATATTTCAACAAAACAGAGTGTTTCTGTTTTACCAGACAAGCTTTTGAGGCTGGTGGCTCGATGCATATGCCGCTGACCTTTATTATCGACCCGGACATTCCGACCAATATTGATCGAGTTACCCTGTCGTACACGTTTTTTCGTTCGCCAGATCAAAGCTGA
- a CDS encoding cytochrome c oxidase subunit 3, whose amino-acid sequence MSSATGYYVPHSARWPIVGSIGLSIFFYGFATWLNHGPFGKEMFLLGTGIVVFMMFGWFGQVAKESETGTYSKEVDTSFRLAMMWFIFSEVMFFAAFFGALFYARNFAGPWLGGTGGGGAEMTNAVLHQGFDFVWPSNGPGNVGGKFEEMGWFGLPLINTLLLLTSGLTCTFAHHAIRAGHRKPFIWWLAATVALGFIFVALQALEYSHAYHEMNLKMTSGMYGSTFFMLTGFHGFHVSMGAIILLVVMIRAIRGHFSADNHFAFEAAAWYWHFVDVVWLGLFIFVYLF is encoded by the coding sequence ATGAGTAGTGCCACTGGCTATTACGTCCCCCACTCAGCCCGCTGGCCGATCGTTGGATCGATCGGGCTGTCAATTTTCTTCTATGGCTTCGCCACGTGGTTGAACCACGGACCATTCGGCAAGGAAATGTTCCTGCTGGGTACTGGCATCGTCGTATTCATGATGTTCGGCTGGTTTGGCCAAGTGGCCAAAGAAAGCGAGACTGGTACCTACAGTAAAGAGGTTGATACCTCTTTCCGATTGGCGATGATGTGGTTCATCTTCTCCGAAGTCATGTTTTTCGCAGCATTTTTTGGCGCATTGTTTTATGCCAGAAACTTTGCTGGCCCTTGGTTGGGTGGTACAGGCGGTGGTGGTGCTGAAATGACCAATGCTGTTCTGCATCAAGGATTCGACTTTGTCTGGCCGAGTAATGGTCCTGGCAACGTGGGTGGAAAATTCGAGGAGATGGGCTGGTTCGGTCTGCCTCTGATCAACACATTGCTGCTACTGACCAGTGGTCTGACGTGTACCTTTGCGCATCACGCTATTCGCGCAGGTCATCGCAAGCCTTTCATCTGGTGGCTGGCGGCAACTGTTGCTCTTGGTTTTATCTTTGTGGCTCTGCAAGCGCTGGAATACTCGCATGCCTACCATGAAATGAATCTGAAAATGACTAGCGGCATGTACGGCTCGACCTTCTTCATGCTGACAGGCTTTCATGGCTTTCACGTGAGCATGGGTGCAATCATTCTGCTGGTTGTCATGATCCGTGCAATTCGTGGTCACTTCAGTGCTGACAATCACTTTGCCTTCGAAGCGGCAGCCTGGTACTGGCACTTCGTTGACGTAGTCTGGTTGGGACTGTTTATCTTTGTGTACTTGTTCTGA
- a CDS encoding sensor histidine kinase produces MAINPDNVGFLSGNNCLKGSCVGRGITSPEEVQTAAVAAPESLNQKIRKRLFDRFHALRNSAFRIAVLFWLLFTVCFGLGSYFVYQTLQDRVLDRIDQTIEERFSETRDIYESEGIEAIIRIAEHRNEQSPMSSLMGFHLSTAEGVRIAGNIPLCLANQGWDNLTGADLGLENDNSTYRFFTGEIGGNVLSLGRNLDDLVDLRQIALSCLLWTTVISMLLAFLVACYFAGRANKRYTGISRALDVVGQGDLSARLPVGCAKDDVDCLSVKVNTSLERLEHTVNGMRQVSTDIAHDLKTPLNRLYITIEDAATKSRLGQCVGDDLEGALEEAQAINGTFEALLRIAQIEAGARRSQFKHFDLSTVLETAAEVYGPVVDEQGQQLVVDLRPGQSLPMLGDRHLGLQLVVNLIENAVNHCAENTVITLSAGEDDGIVWFRVADSGLGIPDSEREKVFQRLYRLERSRTTTGTGLGLSLVKAIADLHCGTVSLADNKPGLAVTVRFDRNCPLDAAV; encoded by the coding sequence ATGGCCATAAATCCTGACAATGTCGGCTTTCTGAGCGGCAACAACTGCTTGAAAGGCTCCTGTGTCGGTCGAGGTATCACTAGCCCGGAAGAGGTTCAGACGGCCGCTGTGGCGGCTCCAGAGAGCTTGAATCAAAAGATTCGCAAGCGATTGTTCGATCGTTTTCACGCGTTGCGTAACTCGGCATTTCGCATTGCCGTGTTGTTCTGGTTGTTGTTCACCGTCTGCTTTGGTCTGGGCTCCTACTTTGTTTACCAGACGTTGCAGGATCGAGTGCTGGATCGTATCGATCAAACCATCGAGGAGCGTTTTTCCGAGACCCGGGATATCTATGAGTCGGAGGGAATCGAGGCCATCATCAGAATTGCTGAACATCGCAACGAACAGTCGCCGATGTCTTCATTGATGGGGTTCCATCTCTCAACAGCCGAGGGCGTGCGCATTGCAGGCAATATACCTTTGTGCCTGGCTAACCAGGGTTGGGATAATCTGACAGGGGCCGATCTGGGGCTGGAAAACGATAACAGTACCTATCGCTTCTTCACCGGAGAGATTGGAGGTAACGTATTGTCTCTGGGGCGAAATCTTGATGACTTGGTGGATTTGCGCCAGATTGCATTGTCCTGTTTGTTGTGGACGACCGTTATTTCCATGTTACTGGCCTTTCTGGTCGCCTGTTATTTCGCCGGTCGTGCGAACAAGCGCTACACAGGCATTTCCCGAGCGCTGGATGTGGTCGGTCAAGGGGATCTGAGTGCGCGCCTGCCAGTGGGCTGTGCCAAAGATGATGTTGACTGTCTGTCAGTGAAGGTCAATACATCGCTTGAGCGCCTGGAGCATACGGTCAATGGCATGCGTCAGGTCAGCACCGATATAGCGCACGACCTGAAGACGCCGCTTAATCGTTTGTATATCACGATCGAGGATGCTGCCACCAAGAGTCGACTGGGTCAGTGCGTTGGAGATGATCTGGAAGGCGCTCTGGAAGAGGCTCAGGCTATCAACGGAACCTTTGAAGCGTTGTTGCGCATCGCGCAGATCGAAGCAGGCGCTCGTCGGTCGCAGTTCAAGCACTTTGATTTGTCGACAGTGCTGGAGACGGCCGCCGAGGTCTATGGTCCAGTGGTGGACGAGCAGGGGCAGCAGCTGGTTGTGGATCTGCGGCCGGGGCAATCTTTACCCATGCTGGGCGATCGTCACCTGGGTTTGCAACTGGTGGTTAATCTGATTGAAAACGCGGTTAATCACTGTGCAGAAAATACGGTCATCACGCTCAGTGCTGGTGAAGATGATGGCATTGTGTGGTTTCGGGTGGCGGATTCTGGCTTGGGTATTCCCGATAGTGAGCGTGAAAAAGTATTTCAACGGCTGTATCGACTGGAGCGCAGCCGGACGACTACGGGCACCGGTCTGGGATTGAGTCTGGTCAAGGCTATTGCCGATCTGCACTGTGGCACCGTATCACTGGCCGATAACAAGCCCGGTCTGGCCGTGACAGTGCGATTCGATCGTAACTGCCCATTGGATGCCGCCGTCTAA
- a CDS encoding OsmC family protein, with amino-acid sequence MTDVDPTAMPSQHDYTAQVSWTGNTGQGTRSYRAYERTWDITTPGKPIVHGSNDPLLGGDAGLHNPEDLLLASVSSCHMLWYLHLASTAGVVVLNYTDNPIGVGEVFSNGAGKFLSVTLHPDITLAQGTDQSRADAIHGQIHQYCFIARSLNFPVSIKASYTISNS; translated from the coding sequence ATGACTGACGTAGACCCAACGGCAATGCCCTCTCAACACGACTACACCGCGCAAGTGAGCTGGACAGGTAACACGGGCCAGGGCACTCGTAGTTATCGTGCTTATGAGCGTACATGGGATATCACCACTCCCGGCAAGCCGATTGTTCACGGCTCCAACGATCCCTTACTGGGCGGTGATGCAGGCTTGCACAACCCGGAGGACCTGTTACTCGCATCGGTCTCCTCCTGCCATATGCTGTGGTATCTGCACCTGGCCAGCACTGCGGGTGTGGTCGTGCTCAACTACACGGACAATCCGATAGGTGTCGGTGAAGTTTTCAGCAATGGCGCCGGAAAGTTTCTGTCGGTGACATTACACCCCGACATTACCCTCGCTCAAGGCACTGATCAGTCGCGAGCCGACGCCATACACGGACAAATACACCAGTATTGTTTCATCGCACGCTCGCTGAACTTCCCTGTCAGCATCAAGGCCAGCTACACCATCAGCAATAGCTGA
- the nhaR gene encoding transcriptional activator NhaR gives MRHLNYNHLLYFHSVAREGSVAKAAKVLHLTPQTVSGQIKLLEEAIGEPLFLRVGRGLTLSDTGRVVQTYADEIFSVGTALAQRLQNAGKESLRALRVGIVDSFPKLVACRLLGVTLSDEEPARLSCAEGKLESLLADLSVHKLDLILSDRPVPTRLNVRAYNHVLGSSSMAFFAPNDWAERLSANFPHCLADVPILLPDASSALRRSLDHWFDEMHIVPRVVAEFDDDALMETFGGAGQGVFPAPSVIASDLSRSLQASPIGFISDVTETFIAISPQRRLRHPSVLRIADHARQVLPPLAEATALGGHTKK, from the coding sequence ATGCGCCATCTGAACTACAACCATCTACTGTACTTTCACAGCGTAGCGCGTGAAGGCAGCGTCGCCAAGGCGGCAAAAGTGCTGCACCTGACGCCGCAGACGGTCAGTGGTCAGATAAAGCTGCTTGAAGAAGCCATTGGCGAGCCATTGTTCTTGCGCGTGGGGCGTGGCCTGACCTTGTCGGACACCGGGCGTGTCGTGCAAACCTATGCCGACGAAATATTCTCGGTTGGCACAGCCTTGGCGCAGCGTCTGCAGAATGCGGGCAAGGAGAGCCTCAGAGCGCTCAGGGTAGGTATTGTTGACTCGTTCCCCAAGCTGGTGGCCTGTCGCTTGCTGGGTGTCACACTGAGCGACGAGGAGCCTGCACGCCTATCCTGCGCTGAGGGTAAGCTGGAATCCCTGTTAGCTGATCTGTCGGTGCACAAGCTGGATCTGATCCTGTCGGATCGGCCAGTGCCGACTCGTCTGAACGTGCGCGCCTACAACCATGTACTGGGCTCCAGCAGCATGGCGTTTTTCGCACCCAATGACTGGGCTGAACGACTGTCTGCCAATTTTCCGCATTGCCTGGCAGATGTACCGATACTCTTGCCAGATGCCTCCAGTGCTTTGCGGCGTAGCCTTGATCACTGGTTTGATGAAATGCACATCGTGCCCAGGGTCGTTGCAGAGTTTGACGATGACGCTTTGATGGAGACGTTCGGTGGAGCTGGCCAGGGAGTCTTTCCAGCACCGAGTGTGATTGCCTCGGATTTGTCTCGCAGCTTGCAGGCAAGCCCGATCGGGTTTATTTCCGATGTAACAGAGACTTTTATTGCCATTTCACCGCAGCGCAGGTTGCGGCACCCTTCGGTATTACGTATTGCTGATCATGCGCGACAGGTGCTTCCGCCGCTGGCTGAGGCGACTGCTCTGGGTGGCCATACGAAAAAGTAA
- the ftsX gene encoding permease-like cell division protein FtsX yields the protein MTPEEPAFAAGPRWTYGKRGYALAQSLRQLRQHKFASLTTLLVLGITLALPVMLLFASSALQQLSSRSLEGESLTAYLTDSVSDLDGVALAEKWAAQGGIRDTRYISRDEALLLFQQNSDIGAAIDALGSNPLPGAIMVFPDNEALNAGAIDAIAKGLRGTDGVERVQFDLRWVKRLQAVVSLIQLVGGLLAGFLTLTALLVIGNTIRLELLRRRSEMEVASLLGASSYFMNRPILYIGALYGLLGGVVACIIAVFAFNAIQQPADDLSSLYESTFRLNMPTLSQIGIVLAVSITLGLLGALSSLYRPSLHLTQRGSSRH from the coding sequence ATGACACCTGAAGAGCCTGCTTTCGCCGCTGGACCACGCTGGACCTATGGTAAACGCGGTTATGCCCTAGCCCAGAGTTTGCGACAACTAAGGCAGCACAAATTCGCCAGCCTGACGACTCTGCTGGTGCTGGGTATCACGCTTGCCCTGCCCGTCATGCTGCTGTTTGCCAGTAGCGCGCTACAGCAGCTGAGTTCACGTAGCCTGGAGGGCGAGAGCCTGACTGCCTACCTGACGGACAGTGTCAGCGACCTGGATGGCGTGGCTTTGGCAGAAAAGTGGGCCGCCCAGGGTGGCATCCGGGATACCCGCTATATCAGCCGTGATGAAGCCCTGCTTCTGTTTCAGCAAAATAGCGATATCGGCGCAGCTATTGATGCCTTGGGAAGTAACCCTCTGCCCGGAGCCATCATGGTCTTCCCTGATAACGAAGCATTGAACGCCGGAGCCATTGATGCCATCGCCAAAGGGTTACGTGGCACCGACGGTGTAGAACGTGTGCAATTCGACCTGCGCTGGGTGAAACGGTTACAAGCGGTGGTTTCTTTGATCCAGCTGGTGGGAGGACTCCTGGCCGGATTCCTGACCTTGACAGCACTGCTGGTCATTGGCAATACCATTCGTCTGGAGCTTCTGCGACGCCGCAGTGAAATGGAGGTTGCCAGCCTGCTGGGAGCCAGTAGTTACTTCATGAACCGACCCATTTTGTATATTGGCGCACTATATGGACTACTGGGAGGTGTTGTTGCCTGCATTATTGCCGTATTCGCATTTAACGCGATACAACAACCGGCCGATGACCTCTCTTCCTTGTATGAGAGTACATTTAGATTAAATATGCCCACATTGTCGCAAATAGGCATCGTTCTCGCTGTATCTATTACATTGGGTCTACTGGGTGCGTTGTCAAGCCTGTATCGTCCTTCCCTGCATTTAACACAACGTGGTTCAAGTCGTCACTAG
- a CDS encoding twin transmembrane helix small protein, translated as MLFVKFILLLLLGFVIVSLFTGLYFLVKDKGQTNRTVNALSVRIGLSLLAIVIVIIAGATGVIEINPRPLSIRPAPPIVDPNAAGNDQIPGELEPEQRSSGRRRIEE; from the coding sequence ATGCTATTCGTAAAATTCATATTACTTCTACTGCTCGGTTTCGTCATTGTCAGCCTGTTTACAGGTCTGTATTTTCTGGTCAAGGACAAGGGGCAAACCAATAGAACCGTCAATGCGCTTTCAGTTCGAATAGGCCTGTCGCTTCTGGCCATTGTAATCGTCATCATTGCCGGTGCGACGGGTGTCATCGAGATCAACCCAAGACCACTATCGATACGCCCGGCCCCGCCAATTGTCGATCCGAATGCCGCTGGCAACGATCAGATACCGGGCGAACTTGAACCCGAACAACGCTCCAGTGGTCGGAGGCGAATCGAAGAATGA
- a CDS encoding SCO family protein — MSNNTSSKTEADLAAIDPAVRRASRMKLLLIIAIFAVPLILATVYLQMVKSSGGTVGDTSRGQLIQPAVPLTEFALSEQDGDFTLDEMRGHWTLLYMPQGECLEKCELQLYYMRQVRLALNQRMDRVKRVVLTESPEQLKTELLAEHVGLVVAAGTPEEQAGLRDQVRAAEAAMEELSDAIYMIDPMGNVMLRFPPDLPPKSMLKDIVHLLKVSRIG; from the coding sequence ATGAGTAACAACACCTCCAGCAAAACGGAAGCCGACCTTGCTGCTATTGACCCGGCAGTGCGTAGAGCTTCGCGCATGAAGCTGCTGCTGATTATTGCAATCTTTGCCGTGCCTCTGATTCTGGCTACGGTCTATCTTCAGATGGTGAAAAGCAGTGGCGGCACCGTGGGGGATACCTCTCGTGGTCAGTTGATTCAGCCTGCAGTGCCGCTTACCGAGTTCGCTCTGAGCGAGCAGGATGGCGATTTCACTCTCGATGAGATGCGTGGTCACTGGACTCTGCTTTACATGCCGCAAGGAGAGTGTCTGGAAAAGTGTGAATTGCAGCTGTATTACATGCGTCAAGTACGCCTGGCACTGAACCAGCGAATGGACAGAGTCAAACGCGTCGTATTGACCGAGTCACCTGAGCAGCTGAAAACCGAATTATTGGCAGAGCATGTGGGCCTGGTGGTTGCCGCCGGTACGCCCGAAGAGCAGGCTGGCTTGCGTGATCAGGTCCGTGCAGCCGAGGCTGCTATGGAAGAATTGAGCGATGCAATTTACATGATCGACCCCATGGGCAACGTCATGTTGCGATTCCCACCTGATTTGCCGCCGAAATCCATGCTCAAGGATATCGTGCACCTGTTAAAAGTATCTCGCATCGGTTAA
- the ctaD gene encoding cytochrome c oxidase subunit I has product MSYSDVTHHEAGDHSDHDDHDHHGPAKGLMRWVTTTNHKDIGTLYLWFSLIMFFIGGAMALIIRAELFQPGIQIVDPMFFNSMTTMHAIVMIFGVVMPAFVGLANWMIPMMIGAPDMALPRLNNWSFWIMPFAFTIMLSTLFMDSGGPAGGWTLYPPLVLQMGDSFAFVIFAIHFLGISSVMGSINIVATIFNMRAPGMTFMQMPMFVWTWLITAYLLIATIPVFAGAVTMLLTDRFFGTSFFSAAGGGDPVMFQHIFWFFGHPEVYILILPAFGIVSSIIPTFARKPLFGYDSMVYATASIAFLSFIVWAHHMFTTGMPLAGELFFMFSTMMISVPTGVKVFNWVATMWRGSMTFETPMLFAIGFVIMFTIGGLSGLMLAITPADIQYHDTYFVVAHFHYVLVPGAIYSLMAATYYWLPKWTGNMYDEKLGKMHFWISTIFVNVLFFPMHFVGLAGMPRRIPDYSLQFADWNMIATIGAFGFGFSQLMFVYIIVKCVRGGEKATSEVWEGARGLEWTVASPAPYHTFETAPEILPSTVTR; this is encoded by the coding sequence ATGAGTTATTCAGACGTCACTCACCACGAGGCAGGTGATCACAGTGATCATGATGACCACGATCATCACGGTCCCGCAAAAGGACTGATGCGTTGGGTTACGACAACCAACCATAAAGATATCGGTACTCTGTATCTGTGGTTCTCTCTGATCATGTTCTTCATCGGTGGCGCTATGGCACTGATTATCCGGGCGGAGCTCTTCCAGCCTGGTATTCAGATCGTTGATCCGATGTTCTTCAACTCCATGACCACCATGCATGCGATTGTCATGATCTTTGGTGTGGTCATGCCGGCATTCGTTGGTCTTGCCAACTGGATGATTCCGATGATGATCGGAGCTCCGGATATGGCGCTGCCAAGGCTGAACAACTGGTCTTTCTGGATCATGCCTTTTGCCTTCACCATCATGCTGTCAACTCTGTTCATGGACAGTGGTGGCCCTGCAGGTGGCTGGACGCTGTACCCACCTTTGGTTCTGCAGATGGGTGACAGTTTTGCCTTCGTAATATTTGCAATCCATTTTCTGGGTATTTCTTCAGTCATGGGTTCGATCAATATCGTGGCTACCATCTTCAACATGCGTGCTCCTGGCATGACATTCATGCAGATGCCCATGTTCGTATGGACTTGGCTCATTACGGCCTATCTGCTTATTGCCACTATTCCGGTATTCGCTGGCGCTGTGACGATGCTTCTGACTGACCGCTTCTTTGGCACCAGTTTCTTCAGTGCTGCAGGTGGCGGTGATCCGGTCATGTTCCAGCACATCTTCTGGTTCTTTGGTCATCCAGAGGTATACATCCTGATACTTCCGGCTTTCGGAATTGTTTCCTCCATCATTCCTACCTTCGCTCGCAAGCCACTGTTCGGCTATGACTCAATGGTGTATGCGACAGCGTCTATCGCATTCCTGTCGTTCATCGTCTGGGCTCACCATATGTTCACCACCGGCATGCCGCTGGCAGGCGAACTGTTCTTCATGTTCTCGACCATGATGATCTCGGTTCCAACAGGTGTGAAAGTGTTCAACTGGGTTGCCACAATGTGGCGTGGCTCCATGACTTTTGAAACTCCGATGCTGTTTGCAATCGGCTTTGTCATCATGTTCACCATCGGTGGTCTGTCCGGTCTGATGCTCGCCATCACACCTGCCGATATCCAGTATCACGATACCTACTTCGTGGTAGCTCATTTCCACTACGTTCTGGTGCCGGGTGCAATCTACTCACTGATGGCTGCCACGTACTACTGGCTGCCCAAGTGGACTGGCAACATGTATGACGAGAAGCTGGGCAAGATGCATTTCTGGATCTCTACCATTTTTGTCAACGTGTTGTTCTTCCCGATGCATTTTGTCGGTCTGGCGGGCATGCCACGTCGTATTCCTGACTACAGTCTGCAGTTCGCCGACTGGAACATGATTGCGACCATTGGTGCGTTCGGTTTTGGTTTCAGCCAGCTGATGTTTGTCTATATCATTGTCAAATGTGTACGTGGCGGCGAGAAGGCGACATCCGAAGTTTGGGAAGGTGCCAGAGGTCTGGAGTGGACGGTTGCGTCACCAGCGCCTTACCACACCTTCGAAACGGCTCCAGAAATTCTGCCAAGCACCGTTACCCGATAG